One genomic segment of Amycolatopsis sp. Hca4 includes these proteins:
- a CDS encoding S8 family peptidase, translated as MLLAAVAVLAGQVSSGGVQPDPPNWGLDRIDQRTGLDHAYHYASDASGVTIYVIDSGVDAKHPDFQGRVAPGRDFLDGGSDTTDTNGHGTRLAGIAAGKDYGVAKGAQIVPVRVLDKDGGGATDKIIAGIDWVAQNAQQPAVAVLGIGGVPNDQLDAAVKRLAAVVPIAVPAGSETADASGYSPGRVPEALTVAASDTQDRPDKTSNSGQDVDLYAPGADIPSPIAGGATAGPESGTSMAAAFAAGVAAVYRARHPGDTPAQVDDALIRASTPDVLKGVPDGTANRLLYAPPGG; from the coding sequence ATGCTTCTCGCGGCCGTGGCCGTGCTCGCCGGGCAGGTCTCGAGCGGTGGGGTGCAGCCGGATCCGCCGAACTGGGGGCTGGACCGGATCGACCAGCGCACCGGCCTCGACCACGCGTACCACTACGCGAGCGACGCCTCGGGCGTGACGATCTACGTGATCGACAGCGGCGTCGACGCGAAGCATCCCGACTTCCAGGGCCGCGTCGCGCCCGGCCGCGACTTCCTCGACGGCGGCTCCGACACCACGGACACGAACGGCCACGGCACCCGCCTCGCCGGCATCGCGGCGGGCAAGGACTACGGCGTCGCGAAGGGCGCGCAGATCGTGCCGGTGCGGGTGCTGGACAAGGACGGTGGTGGCGCCACCGACAAGATCATCGCGGGGATCGACTGGGTGGCGCAGAACGCCCAGCAGCCGGCGGTCGCGGTCCTGGGCATCGGAGGCGTCCCGAACGACCAGCTCGACGCGGCGGTGAAGAGGCTGGCGGCGGTGGTCCCGATCGCAGTCCCGGCGGGCAGCGAGACGGCCGACGCGAGCGGCTACTCGCCGGGCCGCGTGCCGGAGGCCCTGACGGTGGCGGCGTCCGACACCCAGGACCGCCCGGACAAGACGTCGAACTCGGGCCAGGACGTGGACCTGTACGCCCCGGGCGCGGACATCCCGTCCCCGATAGCGGGCGGAGCGACGGCGGGGCCGGAATCGGGCACCTCGATGGCGGCGGCCTTCGCGGCCGGAGTGGCGGCGGTGTACCGGGCCCGGCACCCCGGCGACACGCCGGCCCAGGTGGACGACGCCCTGATCCGCGCGTCGACGCCGGACGTGCTGAAGGGGGTCCCGGACGGGACGGCCAACCGGCTGCTCTACGCACCGCCGGGCGGCTGA